A region of Vibrio porteresiae DSM 19223 DNA encodes the following proteins:
- a CDS encoding GNAT family N-acetyltransferase has protein sequence MLMDTTTSTDSDLSSRVRLKQSTGDKDWQVAQNCLLQAVARCHRQQIPLWTEEQVQLEVLQQSYSNEQLYLIDYQGQAIGCVFICFDSDPFWPDLDTRNSLFFHKFAIADSYHSRGLGQDVINAIVALAKQLHCQWVRCDCHGDRPTLRRFYEKSGFTLVDRQERLGFDAARYQLSIG, from the coding sequence ATGTTAATGGACACAACTACCAGCACTGATTCCGATTTATCTTCTCGCGTGAGATTGAAGCAGAGTACTGGTGACAAGGATTGGCAAGTCGCCCAGAACTGTTTACTACAAGCGGTTGCACGCTGCCATCGTCAGCAGATCCCATTATGGACTGAAGAGCAAGTGCAGCTCGAAGTGCTTCAGCAATCCTATTCAAATGAGCAGCTCTATCTTATCGACTACCAAGGTCAAGCGATTGGTTGCGTGTTTATTTGCTTTGATAGCGATCCTTTTTGGCCAGATCTTGATACTCGCAACAGTCTGTTTTTTCATAAGTTTGCGATTGCAGATTCTTATCATTCGCGTGGTTTAGGGCAAGATGTGATTAACGCCATCGTGGCATTAGCAAAGCAGCTCCATTGTCAGTGGGTTCGCTGTGATTGCCATGGTGATAGGCCGACGTTACGCCGTTTTTATGAAAAAAGTGGTTTCACCTTGGTTGATCGACAAGAGCGCTTAGGCTTTGATGCTGCGCGTTATCAATTATCGATCGGATGA
- a CDS encoding RNA recognition motif domain-containing protein: MKLLVRNLARTTTEHELRVLFQAHGTVTTCNLVLDQETGASKGFGFVEMPDEKEANNAINQLNQSKVANSKIRVKLAQN; encoded by the coding sequence ATGAAACTTCTCGTTCGCAATTTAGCGCGCACTACGACCGAACACGAACTTCGCGTTCTTTTCCAAGCTCACGGCACAGTCACTACCTGCAACCTCGTTCTTGACCAAGAAACTGGGGCATCTAAAGGATTTGGTTTTGTTGAAATGCCAGATGAAAAAGAAGCGAATAACGCCATCAATCAATTGAACCAAAGCAAAGTGGCGAACAGCAAAATTCGCGTCAAGCTTGCACAAAACTAA
- a CDS encoding GNAT family N-acetyltransferase, whose amino-acid sequence MQIREVTPQIEMVYRNLAQAYEAEFSHIMGKKPDENGLFPLDTELGGPIVGYLCYVDGVPAGHAAIEHGAGGYFEICDFYVIPYFRGKQVGRQFASTLFEQLRGAWEIKQVQGAHHASAFWRSVVNEYTAGHFIDDEYQCPRWGWVTRQRFQHG is encoded by the coding sequence ATGCAAATCAGAGAAGTAACCCCACAAATTGAGATGGTTTACCGCAATTTGGCTCAAGCCTATGAAGCGGAATTCTCTCACATAATGGGCAAAAAACCGGATGAAAACGGCCTTTTCCCGTTGGATACGGAGTTAGGTGGTCCTATTGTGGGCTATTTATGTTATGTTGATGGCGTTCCTGCAGGGCATGCCGCAATCGAACATGGCGCTGGTGGATACTTTGAAATTTGTGACTTTTATGTCATTCCGTATTTTCGTGGCAAGCAAGTTGGACGCCAATTTGCGTCGACGTTATTTGAGCAACTGCGAGGCGCTTGGGAAATTAAGCAAGTGCAAGGTGCTCACCATGCTAGTGCATTTTGGCGTAGCGTGGTAAACGAGTATACTGCAGGGCATTTTATCGATGATGAGTACCAATGTCCCCGTTGGGGTTGGGTTACCCGTCAGCGATTTCAACACGGTTAA
- a CDS encoding glucarate dehydratase family protein — translation MSSQYPTITRVEVVPVAGFDSMLLNIGGAHGALFTRNVVIVHDSAGHQGLGEAPGGEVIEQTLRSIGERLIGEPIVHLNKLIHRAHFAQQDDDFETFGKGAWTFELRVNAVAAMEAALLDLMGQILEVPVAELLGQGKQRDAVTVLGYLFFVGDSHKTDMPYPAEQGGHPWYSVRRREAMTPSAIVEQAAAAKDRYGFKDFKLKGGVLPGEEEVLSVEALASAFPDARITIDPNGAWSLNEAIRLCKPLRNVLAYAEDPCGAEQGFSGREILAAFRRATGLPVATNMIATNWRELQSAIVLDAIDIPLADPHFWTLSGAVRVASLCNDWGLTWGCHSNNHFDISLAMFTQVGAAVPGNPTAIDTHWIWQEGQHLTKDPLQIKNGQIAVPDRPGLGIELDREQLNKAHSLYKELATGRRDDARAMQFLIPGWTFDRKRPALVR, via the coding sequence ATGAGCTCTCAATACCCTACCATTACACGCGTTGAAGTGGTGCCTGTGGCTGGCTTTGACAGTATGTTGCTTAACATTGGGGGCGCGCACGGCGCCCTATTCACCCGTAACGTGGTGATCGTACACGACAGTGCGGGCCACCAAGGCCTTGGGGAAGCCCCTGGTGGTGAAGTCATTGAACAAACATTGCGTTCCATCGGAGAACGTTTGATTGGCGAACCGATTGTTCACCTCAATAAACTCATTCATCGCGCTCATTTTGCACAGCAAGACGATGATTTTGAGACCTTCGGTAAAGGCGCATGGACCTTTGAACTGCGCGTCAACGCCGTTGCGGCAATGGAAGCGGCGCTGCTTGATTTGATGGGCCAAATTCTTGAAGTGCCCGTTGCAGAACTGCTTGGCCAGGGCAAACAGAGAGATGCAGTCACAGTATTGGGTTATCTCTTCTTTGTTGGCGACAGCCACAAAACCGATATGCCATACCCTGCTGAACAAGGTGGACACCCTTGGTATTCCGTACGCCGCCGTGAAGCAATGACGCCAAGTGCTATCGTAGAACAAGCCGCTGCTGCCAAAGATCGCTATGGCTTTAAAGATTTCAAACTTAAAGGTGGTGTCCTGCCCGGTGAAGAGGAAGTGCTCTCGGTTGAAGCCCTTGCCAGTGCGTTTCCGGATGCCCGCATTACCATCGACCCGAACGGTGCTTGGTCTTTAAACGAAGCCATTCGTCTGTGTAAACCGCTGCGCAATGTGTTGGCCTATGCAGAAGACCCTTGTGGTGCAGAGCAAGGCTTTAGTGGCCGTGAAATCTTAGCCGCATTTCGCCGCGCAACAGGTTTGCCCGTTGCCACCAATATGATCGCCACCAACTGGCGCGAACTGCAAAGTGCTATCGTACTGGATGCGATTGATATACCTTTAGCCGACCCACATTTCTGGACGCTTTCCGGTGCAGTACGTGTTGCGTCTTTATGTAACGATTGGGGACTCACTTGGGGTTGTCACTCAAATAACCACTTTGATATTTCATTGGCGATGTTTACCCAAGTTGGCGCTGCTGTCCCAGGCAATCCAACCGCCATTGATACGCACTGGATTTGGCAAGAAGGGCAACACCTCACCAAAGATCCTTTGCAGATCAAAAATGGGCAAATCGCCGTTCCAGACCGCCCAGGGCTGGGTATTGAACTGGATCGCGAGCAGCTAAATAAAGCCCATTCGCTTTACAAAGAGCTGGCTACTGGTCGCCGTGATGATGCCCGCGCCATGCAATTTTTGATTCCGGGCTGGACATTCGATCGCAAACGTCCTGCGTTAGTTCGATAA
- a CDS encoding DUF1007 family protein: MPVLFSALPRAIARITIPCIAACGLLPLSFSASAHPHSWIDMTTEIQGNGQAITGFHMIWQFDLMTTAYLFDGEDMTPKHKQDTLNKLAKSILNNMLTTHYFTYFYHEKTPIKYKTGESPVLTTHGGKATFVFDLPLAKPYPLTQDPLKLLIFDPTYYVDMSWKNRSNIKLAPELAKQCQYEIVEPHPTPKQVAYASELPADADPDDTLGQLFTQSLVLTCQPTTQPQ, encoded by the coding sequence ATGCCTGTGCTATTTTCCGCTCTTCCTCGCGCGATTGCTCGCATTACCATCCCATGCATCGCTGCATGTGGATTATTACCACTCTCTTTCAGTGCCAGTGCCCATCCTCACTCATGGATTGATATGACGACTGAGATCCAAGGTAATGGGCAAGCGATTACTGGGTTTCACATGATATGGCAATTTGATCTCATGACCACTGCCTATCTGTTTGACGGTGAGGATATGACCCCCAAGCACAAGCAAGACACACTCAATAAATTGGCGAAATCCATTCTCAACAATATGCTTACAACCCACTATTTCACCTATTTCTATCATGAAAAAACACCGATTAAGTACAAAACCGGTGAATCACCTGTACTAACGACGCACGGTGGTAAAGCCACTTTTGTATTCGATTTACCCTTGGCAAAACCCTACCCTTTGACCCAAGATCCGCTCAAACTGCTGATTTTCGACCCTACGTATTACGTTGATATGTCATGGAAAAATCGCAGTAACATCAAGTTAGCTCCCGAGCTAGCGAAGCAATGTCAATATGAGATTGTTGAACCACACCCAACGCCAAAACAAGTGGCTTACGCCAGTGAGTTACCGGCTGACGCTGACCCTGACGATACCCTAGGACAACTTTTCACCCAATCTTTAGTTCTAACTTGTCAACCAACGACTCAGCCTCAATAG
- the def gene encoding peptide deformylase translates to MAVREIITIPDPRLKLVAKPVTDFDAVQPVIDDLLDTLYDTSNGIGLAAPQIAEQLAIVVIDLSKERNEPLILVNPEVVSGENKELGEEGCLSVPDYYAEVERFHSVVVKAQDRHGNPITIESDEFLAIAMQHEIDHLKGNLFIDYLSPLKRNMAMKKVKKYQREVKKHTA, encoded by the coding sequence ATGGCGGTACGTGAAATCATTACTATCCCTGATCCAAGATTAAAATTGGTGGCTAAACCTGTTACTGATTTTGATGCAGTACAGCCTGTGATTGATGATCTGCTCGATACCCTTTACGACACGAGTAATGGTATCGGTTTGGCTGCGCCGCAAATTGCAGAGCAGTTGGCTATTGTGGTGATTGACCTTTCTAAAGAACGTAACGAACCGTTGATTCTGGTGAACCCTGAAGTAGTGAGCGGCGAAAACAAAGAGCTGGGTGAAGAGGGCTGTTTGTCCGTTCCTGATTACTACGCAGAAGTAGAACGTTTCCATTCTGTTGTGGTTAAAGCGCAAGATCGCCACGGTAACCCAATCACTATTGAAAGCGATGAGTTTTTAGCGATTGCGATGCAGCATGAAATTGATCACCTTAAAGGCAATCTGTTTATCGATTATTTATCACCGCTAAAACGTAACATGGCGATGAAGAAAGTGAAAAAATACCAACGTGAAGTGAAAAAGCACACGGCATAA
- a CDS encoding GNAT family N-acetyltransferase: MTTQYCEAQDKAYARQITQTNMAEYYRTHGINWDDEMFDDSWEHFENYDIVVDDVHVGVIRFSRSDNTLYLRDLQVEAQYQNGGVGTQAINWAKEYASQLGMAQLRLRVFPENPAKLLYMRLGFVLSHKMEVVEEMVFDLV; this comes from the coding sequence ATGACAACACAATATTGCGAAGCGCAAGATAAAGCTTATGCTCGACAGATTACTCAAACGAATATGGCGGAGTATTACCGAACTCACGGCATCAATTGGGATGATGAAATGTTTGATGATTCTTGGGAGCATTTCGAAAACTATGACATCGTTGTGGATGATGTCCATGTCGGTGTGATTCGTTTTTCTCGCTCGGATAACACACTGTATCTGCGCGATTTACAGGTTGAAGCGCAATATCAAAATGGCGGTGTGGGGACTCAAGCAATCAACTGGGCTAAAGAGTATGCAAGTCAACTGGGTATGGCGCAACTGCGTTTACGTGTCTTCCCAGAAAACCCTGCGAAGTTGTTGTATATGAGACTGGGCTTTGTTCTATCACACAAAATGGAAGTGGTAGAAGAGATGGTGTTTGATTTGGTTTAA
- a CDS encoding DinB family protein, whose product MDLASNFVMMARYNQRMNVQLLSACRHLSPAQLQRNTRSYFVSIMDYWNHLLQADIAMLTCLAEHHLMVADKDFHTLSFTWGEHRFIDDLNTMIERREEVDHLIVNMTHHLTDDLLHTRIQYQAGDEQTVEINLNGFLLHLFHHQTHHRGQLACILSQFGLDVGATDLPHVVPELLDSTR is encoded by the coding sequence ATGGATTTGGCGTCAAATTTTGTAATGATGGCTCGTTATAACCAGCGCATGAACGTGCAGTTGCTCTCTGCTTGCCGTCACTTGTCCCCAGCTCAGTTACAACGTAACACTCGCTCCTATTTTGTCAGCATAATGGATTATTGGAATCATCTGCTCCAAGCGGATATTGCGATGTTAACTTGTTTAGCTGAGCATCATCTTATGGTCGCCGATAAAGATTTTCACACTCTCTCATTTACTTGGGGAGAACATCGATTTATTGATGACCTCAACACCATGATAGAAAGACGTGAAGAAGTGGATCACTTGATTGTGAACATGACACATCACCTAACTGATGATCTCCTTCATACACGCATTCAGTATCAGGCCGGTGATGAGCAAACAGTCGAGATCAACCTCAACGGTTTTCTCCTTCATCTATTTCATCATCAAACGCACCATCGTGGTCAATTGGCATGCATTTTAAGTCAATTTGGTTTGGATGTCGGCGCCACGGATTTACCTCACGTTGTTCCTGAACTGCTCGATAGTACCCGCTAA
- a CDS encoding DUF523 domain-containing protein, whose protein sequence is MEKLLISACLAGDKVRYNGQSLPISGQLDALLRANFELVKCCPEVASGMPIPRASAEIVGGSAQLVLQAHARVEDNQGHNVTDDFVRGANMALQLCLSNNIRYALLAQGSPSCGSELVYDGTFSGVKKPGRGVTAELLIKHGITVFSPDSIQEYLNQQPHTSRD, encoded by the coding sequence TTGGAAAAACTGCTTATCAGCGCATGCCTTGCCGGTGACAAAGTAAGATACAACGGCCAATCCTTGCCAATATCTGGGCAGCTCGACGCATTGTTAAGAGCGAATTTTGAGTTGGTAAAGTGTTGTCCCGAAGTAGCCTCTGGAATGCCAATTCCTAGGGCAAGTGCCGAGATCGTGGGCGGTTCAGCGCAATTAGTGTTGCAAGCACACGCCCGGGTAGAAGACAACCAAGGTCATAACGTTACCGATGATTTTGTTCGTGGGGCCAATATGGCACTACAACTCTGTTTATCAAATAACATTCGCTATGCGCTGCTTGCGCAAGGAAGTCCTTCTTGTGGCAGCGAACTGGTCTATGACGGCACCTTTTCTGGGGTAAAGAAGCCAGGTCGAGGTGTAACCGCTGAATTATTGATCAAACATGGCATCACAGTATTTAGCCCCGACTCCATCCAAGAATATCTCAATCAACAACCACATACTTCGCGCGATTAA
- a CDS encoding MFS transporter gives MEQLKDRTVAATKQSTHTRYWIVAMLFLITSVNYGDRATLSIVGSPMSQALGLDSIAMGYIFSGFSWAYVIGQIPGGLLLDRFGSKRVYLGSIITWSLFTFVQGFIDIFPGSSVVAVLFLFRFLVGLCESPAFPGNSRIVAAWFPAQERGTASAIFNSAQYFATVIFAPIMGWLTHAVGWTHVFFFMGGVGFVAAVLWQKVIYPPKRHPTLSQQELEYMEAGGALTNLDAPEETNTKGQKSAKAPAISKKAAIKDLLASRMMLGIYLGQYCINALTYFFITWFPVYLVQARHMSILQAGFVAAIPAICGFLGGISGGIISDFLLSRGVSITWSRKIPIIGGMLLSTSMVACNYIDTEWLVVAFMALAFFGKGVGALGWAVMSDTAPKEVAGLSGGIFNTVGNLSGIVTPIAIGYIIAATGSFNGALVYVGIHALVAVFAYLVIVGKIERLNLSKQLDA, from the coding sequence ATGGAACAATTAAAAGATAGAACCGTCGCGGCGACCAAACAGTCAACGCACACACGCTACTGGATAGTAGCGATGCTATTTCTCATTACCTCGGTCAACTATGGTGACCGAGCCACCCTATCCATTGTGGGATCGCCCATGTCGCAAGCTTTAGGGCTTGACTCGATTGCTATGGGTTACATCTTCTCTGGATTCTCTTGGGCCTACGTTATCGGGCAAATTCCTGGCGGCTTGTTATTAGACCGTTTTGGTTCAAAGCGCGTTTATCTCGGCTCAATTATCACTTGGTCGCTATTTACCTTCGTGCAAGGGTTTATCGATATCTTCCCTGGTTCGTCCGTCGTCGCCGTGCTATTCCTCTTCCGCTTCTTAGTTGGATTGTGTGAATCACCTGCCTTCCCTGGTAACAGTCGTATTGTTGCAGCATGGTTTCCAGCCCAAGAAAGGGGCACAGCGTCAGCCATCTTTAACTCTGCGCAATACTTTGCAACCGTGATTTTTGCGCCAATTATGGGCTGGTTAACCCACGCTGTCGGCTGGACTCACGTGTTCTTCTTTATGGGGGGTGTCGGTTTTGTTGCAGCAGTGCTGTGGCAAAAAGTGATTTATCCTCCTAAACGTCACCCAACTTTATCCCAACAAGAGCTGGAATACATGGAAGCAGGCGGTGCGCTAACTAACCTCGATGCACCAGAAGAAACCAATACTAAAGGTCAAAAGTCAGCTAAAGCGCCAGCGATTTCCAAAAAAGCAGCGATCAAGGATCTGCTAGCTTCCCGAATGATGTTAGGGATTTACCTAGGTCAATATTGCATTAACGCCCTGACCTACTTCTTTATCACTTGGTTCCCTGTCTATTTAGTGCAAGCGCGTCACATGTCGATTCTGCAAGCCGGCTTTGTCGCAGCCATTCCTGCGATATGCGGCTTTCTTGGCGGTATCTCTGGCGGCATCATCTCCGACTTTTTATTGTCACGCGGCGTTTCTATAACTTGGTCACGTAAGATTCCAATCATCGGTGGGATGCTACTGTCAACTTCAATGGTGGCATGTAACTACATCGATACCGAATGGTTGGTGGTTGCCTTTATGGCCCTAGCCTTCTTTGGTAAGGGGGTCGGCGCGCTGGGTTGGGCGGTAATGTCTGATACCGCACCTAAAGAAGTGGCGGGCTTAAGTGGTGGTATTTTCAACACCGTCGGTAACCTCTCCGGTATCGTGACACCTATTGCCATCGGTTACATCATCGCAGCAACCGGTTCATTTAACGGTGCTTTGGTTTACGTCGGTATTCATGCACTGGTCGCTGTCTTTGCTTACCTAGTTATCGTTGGAAAAATCGAACGTCTTAACTTATCAAAACAATTAGATGCCTAG
- a CDS encoding thioredoxin family protein, with product MLLKRVLLLPLLLLSFMAFATQDKVYDPSRDAYTDYLNALTIAKKDHKNIFVVAGGNWCPYCVKFEKNLKETALDKVIEHDYVFMKANFSNENDNHTFFNLFPKFNAYPHIMIISSNGELLLSQPMVLTEQQFRDVLKKYTI from the coding sequence GTGTTGCTAAAAAGAGTATTGTTGTTACCACTATTGTTATTATCATTTATGGCTTTTGCTACACAAGATAAGGTCTATGACCCGAGCAGAGACGCCTATACCGATTACCTTAACGCGCTTACTATTGCCAAAAAGGATCATAAAAATATTTTTGTCGTGGCAGGTGGTAACTGGTGTCCATATTGCGTCAAATTTGAAAAGAACCTAAAAGAGACTGCATTAGATAAAGTCATCGAGCATGACTATGTATTTATGAAAGCGAATTTTAGTAACGAAAATGATAATCATACTTTCTTCAATCTCTTTCCCAAATTTAATGCTTATCCCCACATCATGATTATTTCCTCCAATGGGGAATTGTTGTTGTCACAACCTATGGTGCTGACGGAGCAACAGTTTCGAGATGTGTTAAAGAAATATACAATTTAA
- a CDS encoding nickel/cobalt transporter produces MAHDHSHHHHEEVALSARYLTPARLATLTTVALALAVIIHLIYQWWPHLLMVSIQWQRSSVEQLSDLIYSATDNHSAMWSLVEISFLYGIFHSIGPGHGKLIVSSYLATNPAKINAALWITVISALVQALVAIAIVSVFLFVMHLTMHHVNHFVEQIFNVSYLGVLVIGAVIFYQGARYFWQRWGHKNPHSDHSHEHEHEHEQHHVHHHHGQEHHHVHMDGTCSCGHKHGATPQELNHASSLKEYVAIIVSIGIRPCTGAILVLFFANLANVYWLGVASAILMAVGTAFTTSTIALLTVSGRKIVQHYLTAGSHGSFPWVWPLVRVICGVGLIAVSYLLAHQTGFGVSPIFNVHKF; encoded by the coding sequence ATGGCCCACGACCATTCACACCATCATCACGAGGAAGTCGCCCTCTCAGCGCGCTATCTCACCCCTGCTCGCCTCGCCACTTTAACAACCGTAGCACTTGCCTTAGCAGTGATCATTCATCTGATTTACCAGTGGTGGCCACATCTTTTAATGGTGAGCATTCAATGGCAACGCAGCAGTGTTGAGCAGCTCAGTGATTTAATTTACTCGGCAACTGACAATCATTCTGCCATGTGGTCATTGGTGGAAATCAGTTTTCTTTACGGCATATTTCACTCGATTGGCCCCGGACACGGTAAGCTCATCGTCAGCTCTTACCTTGCAACCAACCCCGCCAAAATTAATGCCGCACTTTGGATTACGGTGATTTCTGCACTCGTCCAAGCGCTGGTCGCCATTGCGATTGTGTCGGTATTTTTATTTGTGATGCACTTAACCATGCATCATGTGAACCACTTTGTAGAACAGATCTTTAACGTCAGCTATCTGGGTGTGTTGGTGATTGGCGCGGTGATATTTTATCAAGGCGCACGCTATTTTTGGCAACGATGGGGACATAAAAACCCACATAGCGATCATTCTCATGAACATGAACATGAACATGAACAGCATCACGTTCATCACCATCATGGTCAAGAACATCATCATGTGCACATGGATGGAACATGCTCATGTGGTCATAAGCATGGAGCAACACCGCAAGAACTGAACCATGCATCTTCGTTAAAAGAGTATGTCGCAATCATCGTCAGCATTGGAATTCGCCCCTGCACTGGCGCCATTTTGGTGCTGTTTTTTGCTAACTTAGCGAATGTCTACTGGTTGGGCGTTGCCAGTGCGATTTTAATGGCGGTTGGCACCGCGTTTACTACCTCGACAATTGCACTTCTAACCGTCTCGGGGCGCAAAATCGTCCAGCATTATCTCACAGCGGGTTCCCACGGCTCTTTCCCTTGGGTATGGCCACTGGTTAGAGTGATCTGTGGCGTTGGACTCATCGCCGTCAGTTATCTTCTGGCTCATCAAACTGGGTTTGGTGTCTCCCCGATATTTAATGTCCATAAATTCTAA
- a CDS encoding nucleotidyltransferase family protein, with the protein MEVLKTLQSLAIPDAWVAAGFVRNLVWDRLHDYQDSTPLHDVDVIYFAKNEPESEQKKFEKSLSQQLPTVNWQVKNQALMHERNGDRPYENCQDAMSFWPECETAVAVRLHNDKLEFLTAFGWESLFALQITYNPKRSWSTFIQRVEDKKWQTLWPKLKLQKS; encoded by the coding sequence ATGGAAGTCCTCAAAACGTTACAGTCGTTAGCCATACCGGATGCATGGGTTGCCGCTGGCTTTGTCCGTAATTTGGTGTGGGATCGTTTGCATGATTATCAAGACAGTACACCGCTGCATGATGTGGATGTGATCTATTTTGCTAAAAATGAGCCTGAATCTGAGCAAAAAAAGTTCGAAAAAAGCTTAAGCCAACAGCTGCCAACCGTGAATTGGCAAGTGAAGAACCAAGCTTTAATGCATGAGCGTAATGGGGATCGGCCTTATGAGAATTGCCAAGATGCGATGAGCTTTTGGCCTGAGTGCGAAACGGCAGTCGCGGTGCGTCTACATAACGATAAGTTGGAATTTTTAACTGCATTTGGTTGGGAATCACTGTTTGCACTGCAGATTACTTATAATCCCAAGCGCAGTTGGTCGACGTTTATCCAACGTGTCGAAGATAAAAAGTGGCAAACGCTGTGGCCAAAGCTGAAACTGCAAAAGAGCTAA
- a CDS encoding GNAT family N-acetyltransferase, which yields MELVAFRPDEAQQLIDWIDSPELNLLWGGPCYAYPLTQEQISEHCQKPEVFAFLCRHEGENVGFIELFHLGNNAYRICRVFIAPDYRGRGMAQSMVTQLIAVAKQQFAARELSLGVFAHNHSALACYQALGFSRYASEPFISSVSDEPWLLYRMKLDVSECQEVMQ from the coding sequence ATGGAATTAGTGGCTTTTCGCCCCGATGAGGCACAGCAGTTGATCGACTGGATTGACTCACCAGAATTGAATCTGTTGTGGGGCGGTCCTTGTTACGCCTATCCGTTAACCCAAGAGCAGATTTCCGAACACTGTCAAAAGCCAGAAGTGTTTGCTTTTCTATGTCGCCATGAAGGTGAGAATGTCGGGTTTATTGAACTGTTTCATCTTGGCAATAACGCTTATCGAATCTGCCGTGTGTTTATCGCACCGGATTACCGTGGCCGAGGAATGGCGCAAAGCATGGTGACACAATTGATTGCTGTAGCGAAACAGCAATTTGCCGCCCGTGAATTGAGTTTAGGGGTGTTTGCACATAATCACAGTGCACTGGCATGTTACCAAGCACTGGGATTTTCCCGTTACGCATCAGAGCCATTTATCTCTTCCGTTAGCGATGAACCATGGTTGCTCTATCGAATGAAATTGGATGTCAGCGAGTGTCAGGAGGTCATGCAATGA